The following are encoded together in the Sparus aurata chromosome 1, fSpaAur1.1, whole genome shotgun sequence genome:
- the LOC115578381 gene encoding dynein regulatory complex subunit 4-like, which produces MPPKGKNKKAGKGKASAVVDGLPTEEMSKDQLEDHIIRLREELDREREERSYFQLERDRIQAFWEISKRSLEEAKAELRNRQREREEAEERHRVEIAVYKQKLKHVLSEHHNVSSEMKMDGVASTTLIQNQHTVSELGLQREARGLQADLREKKLHNETYIKELKLKHQVELMEMANSYDQRIREMELNFHDNMQTMSEAERKRWNAEINEMEDRMKSRVVSLVEDNDRALRHAEEHYASIQRELLSDRNHLKSELEEVMKQHSRVDKELSAALQENKRMSESLQEAQEKLPQLQKQLEEFEQAKAMMATCRAEMKLVERELRDLTVENEMLRQAFGKVQQERDELLKKQMELILDLQQKSGLKELLLERKLSALTETLEQKEAQLCAALSASSVDQTAAGSAANKLEEILDSKRVTIDALQCDLARDSEVYDAMLHTCEEKLRALGVPLYDFPFRPSEQILGRKTPGQNSPGPASKH; this is translated from the exons ATG CCGCCCAAAGGTAAGAACAAGAAGGCCGGGAAGGGGAAGGCGTCGGCGGTGGTGGACGGTCTGCCAACGGAGGAGATGTCCAAGGACCAG CTGGAGGACCACATCATCCGCCTCCGAGAGGAGCTGGACAGAgagcgggaggagaggagctaCTTCCAGCTGGAGAGGGACAGGATCCaggcattctgggaaatctCCAAGAGGAGCCTGGAGGAGGCGAAGGCCGAGCTGAGGaacaggcagagggagagggaggaggcggaggagcgCCACCGAGTGGAGATCGCT GTGTACAAGCAGAAGCTGAAGCACGTCCTGTCCGAGCACCACAACGTGTCCTCTGAGATGAAGATGGACGGCGTGGCCTCGACCACGCTGATCCAGAACCAGCACACGGTGTCGGAGCTCGGGCTGCAGAGGGAGGCACGCGGGCTGCAGGCCGACCTCCGGGAGAAGAAGCTGCACAACGAAACCTACATCAAGGAGCTGAAGCTG AAACATCAGGTGGAGTTAATGGAAATGGCAAACAGCTACGACCAGAGAATCAGAG AGATGGAGTTGAACTTTCACGACAACATGCAGACGATGAGCGAAGCGGAGAGGAAAAGGTGGAACGCCGAGATCAACGAGATGGAGGACAGAATGAAAAGTCGGGTTGTGAGTCTGGTGGAGGATAATGACCGAGCGCTCAGACACGCTGAGGAGCACTACGCTTCTATCCAGCGGGAACTCTTATCAGATCGAAACCATCTGAAG TCAGAACTTGAGGAGGTGATGAAGCAGCATTCCCGAGTGGACAAAGAGCtgtcagcagctctgcaggagAACAAACGTATGAGTGAATCTCTGCAGGAGGCCCAAGAAAAGCTGCCACAGCTGCAGAAACAGCTGGAGGAGTTCGAGCAGGCCAAGGCCATGATGGCG ACGTGTCGAGCTGAGATGAAGCTGGTTGAGAGGGAGCTGAGGGACCTGACGGTGGAGAACGAGATGCTGCGGCAGGCCTTTGGGAAG GTTCAGCAGGAGCGCGACGAGCTGCTGAAGAAGCAGATGGAGCTCATCCTGGACCTCCAGCAGAAGAGCGgcctgaaggagctgctgctggagaggaaGCTGTCGGCGCTGACAGAAACTCTGGAGCAGAAGGAGGCTCAGCTCTGCGCCGCGCTCTCCGCCTCCAGCGTCGACCAGACTGCAGCCGGCAGCGCGGCAAACAAACTCGAG GAGATACTGGACTCCAAACGGGTCACCATCGATGCCTTACAGTGCGACTTGGCCCGAGATTCTGAG GTGTATGACGCCATGCTGCACACCTGTGAGGAGAAGCTGAGGGCTCTGGGCGTCCCGCTGTACGACTTCCCCTTCAGGCCCTCGGAGCAGATCCTGGGCCGAAAGACTCCGGGTCAGAACTCTCCTGGACCTGCGTCCAAACACTGA